One segment of Cervus canadensis isolate Bull #8, Minnesota chromosome 32, ASM1932006v1, whole genome shotgun sequence DNA contains the following:
- the LOC122432906 gene encoding uncharacterized protein LOC122432906, whose protein sequence is MIVGPYDSPHPQHWESWPRSDCPGLRSGAAGSAQLPGICKRGGGAALHTQGPLRNRGVPVDVSHNSHCKKQKKDDSNNGVPTGARSQHLTHLNYGSAARRGAPPGTLEIARKHRLRGRPDIPGCQVRLHLPPALTLPGAPPWGPPFFRLGAFGCQGAPTACQSRVSWAWDPNCVWGRGGGLGWEHREPGIGWGPSRTLGLGGDAPRSPVLALCKNAHAFSDSNVYLASLSNVCSEPCEPPNSGWK, encoded by the exons ATGATTGTGGGCCCATATG acagcccccacccccagcactgggAGAGCTGGCCCAGGAGTGACTGCCCAGGGCTGCGCTCTGGGGCTGCGggcagtgcccagcttcctggCATCTGTAAGAGGGGTGGTGGGGCAGCTCTCCACACCCAGGGGCCACTCAGAAACCGAGGTGTCCCCGTGGACGTTAGTCATAACTCCcactgcaaaaaacaaaaaaaggatgaTAGCAACAACGGAGTGCCAACTGGTGCCAGGTCCCAG CACCTGACTCACCTTAATTATGGGTCCGCGGCACGTCGGGGCGCGCCGCCGGGGACGCTGGAGATAGCCCGGAAGCACCGGCTCCGGGGGCGACCGGACATCCCGGGCTGCCAGGTGCGCCTTCACCTCCCACCAGCACTTACCCTCCCTGGAGCTCCCCCCTGGGGCCCCCCCTTCTTCCGCCTAGGGGCCTTTGGCTGCCAAGGGGCGCCCACAGCCTGCCAGAGCCGTGTGTCCTGGGCCTGGGATCCCAattgtgtgtgggggcgggggggggggttggggtgggagcaCCGGGAACCGGGAATTGGTTGGGGTCCGAGCCGGACTCTCGGCCTGGGCGGGGATGCCCCGCGGAGCCCCGTCCTTGCGCTCTGCAAGAACGCCCACGCCTTCTCCGACTCCAATGTATATTTAGCCTCTTTATCAAATGTTTGCAGTGAACCGTGTGAACCGCCTAATAGCGGCTGGAAGTGA